The Verrucomicrobiales bacterium genomic sequence TGTCCACGGGTAGAACGACCCGAAGCATGAAGCAACAAAGGCCGCATCAGCAGCACATCGCCGGCCGAGGCCAAGCAGAGAAACTCGGGCTGTTCAGCCCGCAACCTCTGGATTCTCTCGGCCGAAAGCCGACCCCAGCGATGCGAACCTGGCAGCACGCGAAGAGCCCCATTCGATGCGTCGGCGTCGTCCAGATGCAGCCGCACGGTAATCATCTGCTCAAGAAGTTCCACCGGAGGTTGGACATGAGATATTCCATCCTTAGTGCTCCACGGCCCAAAGCCCGGCACTTCGTGACGCGCGCGAACCGCCAGCGTCAGATCTTGATGCCAGGGAACAGCCCAATTCGTGTCCGACGATTTATCGAAGTAAATAGCACGCACGCAAACGGGCTCCAGCGGAAGATGCGGACGGACAAGCTCGAGTAACGCCCTGGATCGCGACAGCTCAGCCACACAAACATCGGCTAGAAGGCCACGACGGCCGGCGCCGAATACCGGTCCAAGGGCAACAATCAGCTGCCGCTGATCATCCGCCGAGAGAAAACCAATCGCCCGGGCGAAACCACGCTGCTCAACCTGCTGGATCCTGGATTCACTCGAGGACAGGGTGCCTACAGCCGCAGGGGCCTGCTGGGCGTGGGGCCTGAATCCCCCCTGTAGAGGTCTGTCCCGAATGGCAGTTAGTTAGCGCTTCGAAGAAATGCGGTATTTGGGACCGAAGACGCTGTTTTTGTAGTATCGGTTTCGATGGGAAATTTCGCGAAACGTTCTCCGATGTTTCATCAGGAGCGGATAAGGCTTAGGTCTGC encodes the following:
- a CDS encoding phytanoyl-CoA dioxygenase family protein → MIVALGPVFGAGRRGLLADVCVAELSRSRALLELVRPHLPLEPVCVRAIYFDKSSDTNWAVPWHQDLTLAVRARHEVPGFGPWSTKDGISHVQPPVELLEQMITVRLHLDDADASNGALRVLPGSHRWGRLSAERIQRLRAEQPEFLCLASAGDVLLMRPLLLHASGRSTRGHHRRVLHLEYAGFALPGGLDWNESA